In Serinus canaria isolate serCan28SL12 chromosome 5, serCan2020, whole genome shotgun sequence, the following proteins share a genomic window:
- the C5H11orf91 gene encoding uncharacterized protein C11orf91 homolog, whose translation MTVQRPSWPPLYFPHFHGTEPVPRPAGGAWAPLAALCWPWQPLPAAAGPPRYAALPAPVVPEPPRLCCPPGAPRAGDAARRPPELAQLQLQEEMCELGIRLKELELAALIGDGFDARQYKILKALEEKKIQSMKAMQNMK comes from the exons ATGACCGTGCAGCGCCCGTCGTGGCCACCGCTGTACTTCCCGCACTTCCACGGCACCGAGCCGGTGCCGCGGCCGGCCGGCGGCGCCTGGGCCCCGCTGGCCGCGCTGTGCTGGCCGTGGCAGCCGCTGCCGGCCGCGGCCGGGCCGCCGCGCTATGCCGCGTTGCCCGCTCCCGTGGTGCCGGAGCCGCCGCGCCTCTGCTGCCCGCCGGGAGCGCCGCGGGCCGGGGACGCGGCGCGGCGACCCCCGGAGCTGGcgcagctgcagctgcaggaggagatgtGCGAGCTGGGCATCCGCCttaaggagctggagctggcgGCGCTCATCGGCGACGGCTTCGACGCCAGGCAGT ATAAAATCCTGAAGGcactggaagaaaagaagataCAAAGCATGAAAGCAATGCAGAACATGAAGTAA